In Candidatus Bathyarchaeia archaeon, one DNA window encodes the following:
- the glmM gene encoding phosphoglucosamine mutase: MRLFGSSGLRGLINVNLTPELAVKVGMAIGTIVKSGRVFVARDARTSGLMLENALVAGLQACGVKVHRLGVLPTPVLAYLAKRLGADAGVMVTASHNPPQYNGIKVFDGTGMAYGENEQSQIERIMEQGSFRLAEWRNLGEVLEIDKSNLYVDMILKNVKLAKKWHVVVDPGCGATSQIAPAVLKGLGCKVTAINAQFDGFFPGRSPEPTAETLKFLAEAVRALGADAGVAYDGDGDRVAFIDEKGSFVDFDRILAAYAAYVVEKSRRKRAVVVTNVEASMCVDRMVERVGGRVVRTKVGDIYVAKAVKKFGAVFGGEPCGAWIHPEYHYCPDGILSSTLLLKALEDEGERLSDFVADVPAFRILRKNIHCRNEIKYAVVEKMEDRLKAGFPERMEISTIDGVRLVLEDGWVLVRASGTEPLIRLTVEGESLKVAEEIMEKAANMVAEVLGDFEK; encoded by the coding sequence ATGAGGTTGTTTGGAAGCTCGGGGCTGAGGGGTTTAATTAACGTTAATTTAACTCCGGAATTGGCGGTTAAAGTTGGAATGGCTATTGGAACCATTGTCAAGTCTGGAAGGGTGTTTGTGGCTAGAGACGCAAGAACTTCTGGTTTGATGCTTGAAAACGCCCTAGTTGCAGGATTGCAGGCATGCGGTGTAAAAGTCCACCGTCTAGGGGTTTTGCCAACCCCGGTTTTAGCCTATTTGGCGAAGAGGTTGGGCGCTGATGCTGGTGTAATGGTTACGGCTTCCCACAATCCGCCCCAATACAATGGGATAAAAGTTTTCGACGGAACGGGAATGGCATATGGTGAAAATGAACAAAGCCAGATTGAACGCATAATGGAGCAAGGAAGCTTCCGTTTGGCTGAATGGCGAAACCTAGGCGAGGTCTTAGAAATAGATAAGAGCAATCTCTACGTTGATATGATTCTCAAAAACGTGAAACTGGCTAAAAAGTGGCATGTTGTGGTTGACCCCGGATGCGGGGCAACAAGTCAAATAGCTCCAGCAGTTCTCAAAGGTTTAGGATGCAAGGTTACAGCCATAAACGCCCAGTTTGACGGTTTCTTTCCGGGAAGAAGTCCAGAGCCCACCGCTGAAACCCTTAAATTTTTGGCTGAAGCCGTTAGAGCGCTGGGTGCTGACGCTGGTGTAGCCTACGACGGCGATGGAGATCGCGTCGCCTTCATAGACGAGAAGGGTTCTTTCGTGGATTTTGACAGAATTCTGGCGGCATATGCCGCTTACGTTGTAGAGAAAAGCCGGAGGAAAAGGGCTGTTGTAGTCACCAATGTTGAGGCGTCCATGTGTGTTGATCGGATGGTTGAGCGGGTGGGCGGAAGGGTTGTTAGAACCAAAGTGGGGGATATTTATGTTGCTAAAGCCGTGAAAAAGTTTGGCGCTGTTTTCGGCGGGGAGCCTTGCGGTGCGTGGATACATCCCGAATATCACTACTGTCCAGATGGAATCCTTTCTTCAACGCTCCTATTGAAGGCGTTGGAGGACGAAGGTGAAAGGCTTTCAGATTTTGTTGCCGATGTTCCAGCATTCCGAATTTTAAGAAAGAACATTCACTGTAGGAATGAGATAAAATACGCTGTTGTTGAGAAAATGGAGGATCGTTTAAAGGCTGGCTTTCCGGAGCGCATGGAAATCTCTACTATCGATGGAGTTCGCCTAGTCCTTGAGGATGGATGGGTTTTAGTGAGGGCTTCTGGCACTGAGCCTCTTATCCGTTTAACAGTGGAGGGTGAATCTTTAAAAGTTGCAGAAGAGATAATGGAAAAAGCCGCAAATATGGTGGCGGAAGTTTTGGGGGATTTTGAAAAGTGA
- a CDS encoding TrkA C-terminal domain-containing protein, which translates to MSFERIEYKPIPVRELLREMKNLSELMIDLAYSAALFNDRELAEDVLELEKRIDTLAYQLEMMTMVAARDAKDAEALVGVSKVAAATDKISDAAADIAAIVTQNIGVHPIVSEIFERVEERLIKAKVHENSILVGKSIGELELAPRMGVDIIAIYRKNDWIINPKAGERICVGDVLIARGTSEGLKELRELCEGKLDKLED; encoded by the coding sequence ATGTCCTTTGAAAGAATAGAGTACAAGCCCATACCCGTGAGGGAACTTCTTCGTGAGATGAAAAACCTTTCCGAACTCATGATTGACCTAGCTTATTCAGCAGCCCTTTTCAATGACAGGGAACTCGCCGAAGATGTTTTAGAACTTGAGAAACGCATCGACACCCTAGCTTATCAACTGGAAATGATGACTATGGTGGCTGCCCGGGACGCCAAAGACGCTGAGGCTCTGGTCGGTGTCTCCAAGGTGGCGGCTGCTACAGATAAGATTTCAGATGCCGCCGCTGACATAGCTGCCATAGTCACTCAGAATATTGGCGTTCACCCTATTGTGAGCGAAATTTTCGAAAGGGTTGAAGAGCGTCTCATCAAGGCTAAGGTGCATGAGAACTCCATTCTTGTCGGTAAGAGCATAGGCGAGCTTGAGCTTGCCCCAAGGATGGGTGTGGACATAATCGCAATTTACAGAAAGAACGATTGGATAATCAACCCGAAGGCAGGGGAGAGAATCTGCGTTGGCGATGTATTAATTGCGAGGGGGACATCTGAAGGATTGAAGGAGCTTAGAGAGCTTTGCGAGGGAAAACTGGACAAGCTGGAGGATTAA
- a CDS encoding pyridoxal-phosphate dependent enzyme produces the protein MSKNNGEIHLVELEKLHQHEEADPEHLEELTQQIAADKILKYAIVADRKTNVILDGEHRYNALRNLGCKRIPVIYVDYESPNIEVQTWRNGYNLTKQDIIEAALTGRRFPPKTSRHMIRNSDVLVHISSIERKVDVPLEILKSELELIPLRGIKTAMQIDLKDALPVYTRFLRTEIVDTPLILDRKTRVLLDGYEAFQALDLLSAEKAPAFRININDVDLKTTKGLAKEAILKAGLNGEKLLPRSFTILAEPVKINVPLGKLFKREKPTRKALKVYNSSLELLYEGWPTPLVKLNSLSTGNRSVWAKLECYNPFSNSVKDRIAWYMIKEAMENGGFKQALYEATSTNTGIALTSIANLLGAKTRLYIPMTVQKVSDIYLEVLGAEVVRLPVGLTVEAISQVDSEAKAHGALHLNQFENDANLKVHLKYTAREIDQQLASLRLKPTCIIGGVGTSGHMSALSLYFKAKYGDNVKVIGVQPAPNEIIPGIRRVETGMKWIHWTNFDEIIDVRQSEAIKATIKIARKEGLLIGISSGAVVHAFEKIAEEKGVYVLIFPDGGYKYAEYFEKYLTTMQREN, from the coding sequence ATGTCCAAAAACAACGGTGAAATACATCTAGTCGAGCTGGAAAAACTACACCAGCATGAAGAGGCTGATCCAGAACATTTAGAGGAGTTAACCCAGCAGATAGCCGCTGACAAGATCCTAAAGTATGCAATAGTTGCGGATCGAAAAACAAACGTTATTCTCGATGGAGAGCACCGATACAATGCCCTTAGAAATTTGGGATGCAAGAGGATACCGGTCATATATGTGGACTATGAATCTCCAAACATTGAAGTTCAAACGTGGAGAAACGGCTACAACCTGACGAAGCAGGACATAATTGAAGCCGCCCTAACGGGGAGAAGGTTTCCCCCAAAAACTTCGCGGCACATGATAAGGAACAGCGACGTTTTGGTGCACATATCATCAATCGAAAGAAAAGTGGACGTGCCGCTGGAAATTTTGAAGAGTGAACTTGAACTTATACCGCTAAGAGGCATTAAAACCGCCATGCAAATAGATTTGAAGGATGCACTACCGGTTTATACAAGGTTTCTCAGAACGGAAATCGTTGACACACCCCTGATTTTAGACAGAAAAACAAGAGTTTTGCTGGATGGTTACGAAGCATTCCAAGCATTAGACCTGCTTTCAGCCGAAAAGGCACCGGCATTCAGAATCAACATAAACGATGTGGATTTGAAAACAACAAAAGGCTTAGCGAAGGAGGCAATCTTGAAGGCAGGCCTTAATGGGGAAAAGCTTCTGCCAAGAAGCTTCACAATTCTAGCTGAGCCTGTCAAAATAAATGTTCCATTAGGAAAGCTGTTTAAAAGGGAAAAGCCGACTAGAAAAGCGCTGAAAGTCTACAACAGCAGTTTGGAACTCCTCTATGAAGGTTGGCCTACACCCCTCGTAAAGTTGAACTCCCTTTCAACGGGCAACAGGAGCGTCTGGGCAAAACTTGAATGCTATAATCCCTTCAGCAACAGCGTCAAAGACAGAATAGCCTGGTACATGATTAAAGAAGCCATGGAAAACGGAGGTTTCAAGCAGGCTTTGTATGAGGCAACTTCCACAAACACGGGTATAGCTCTAACCTCAATAGCGAATCTTTTAGGGGCAAAAACAAGGCTTTATATTCCAATGACTGTGCAGAAAGTGAGCGATATATACCTAGAAGTTCTAGGGGCCGAGGTTGTCAGACTGCCCGTGGGCTTAACTGTTGAGGCAATAAGCCAAGTAGACTCAGAGGCAAAAGCTCACGGGGCCCTCCACTTAAACCAGTTTGAAAACGATGCTAACCTAAAAGTTCACCTCAAGTACACGGCAAGGGAAATAGACCAGCAATTGGCAAGCCTAAGGCTAAAGCCAACATGCATAATTGGCGGAGTGGGAACATCCGGCCACATGAGTGCTTTATCCCTCTATTTTAAAGCCAAATACGGAGACAACGTCAAAGTCATCGGCGTTCAGCCAGCACCAAACGAGATAATTCCAGGCATCAGAAGAGTTGAAACAGGCATGAAATGGATACATTGGACAAACTTCGACGAGATAATAGACGTCAGACAGTCCGAGGCTATAAAAGCCACCATAAAAATAGCAAGAAAAGAAGGACTCCTAATAGGAATAAGTTCAGGCGCCGTGGTCCACGCCTTCGAAAAAATAGCTGAGGAAAAAGGCGTTTACGTCCTCATCTTCCCAGACGGTGGATACAAGTACGCGGAATATTTCGAAAAATACTTGACAACCATGCAAAGGGAAAACTGA
- a CDS encoding transcriptional regulator, which yields MVSKDQAIGGVIFVVCVVIAILYVVTLFYPQWLTFITSDISAIQFWVVAIPVLIAFIAVMAIGAWIGWTMATTPPPKPIEEITGELEEKKEEETAETKETEAREEKKPEKKAKGEK from the coding sequence ATGGTTAGTAAAGATCAAGCTATAGGCGGAGTAATATTTGTTGTATGCGTTGTAATCGCCATCCTCTACGTGGTAACACTGTTTTATCCCCAGTGGCTAACGTTCATAACAAGCGATATTAGCGCCATCCAGTTCTGGGTTGTCGCCATTCCAGTGTTGATAGCGTTCATCGCTGTTATGGCAATAGGCGCATGGATAGGTTGGACCATGGCAACAACCCCTCCACCCAAACCAATAGAGGAAATTACAGGCGAGCTTGAGGAGAAGAAGGAAGAGGAGACAGCGGAAACCAAAGAAACAGAGGCTAGAGAGGAAAAGAAGCCAGAGAAGAAGGCTAAAGGCGAAAAGTAG
- the ahcY gene encoding adenosylhomocysteinase: MREVKILNDYKVKDESLAQKGFLQIEWASKHMPVLNQIKKRFSQEKPLRGVKLGACLHVTKETAVLVDAFLAGGAEVALCGSNPLSTQDEVAAALAQLGVHVFAWRGQTTEEYYWCIERVIDHKPTITLDDGADLVGTIHSRRTDVLANVKGGTEETTTGVLRLRAMERNGVLKYAIIAVNDAYTKYLFDNRYGTGQSTIDGILRATNILLAGKNFVVCGYGWCGRGIALRARGMGANVIVTETNPLRALEAVMDGFRVMPIDKAAEIGEVFVTATGDINVIRKEHMQKMRDGAILANSGHFNVEISLKDLEELAASKRLIRPNLEEYTLKDGRKLYLLAEGRLVNLAAAEGHPSEVMDMSFANQALCVEYLVKTEKMPPKVYPVPREIDETVARLKLEAMGIKIDILTEEQKKYLATWEMGTA, encoded by the coding sequence ATGAGGGAAGTGAAAATCTTGAATGATTACAAGGTTAAGGATGAAAGCCTAGCTCAGAAGGGCTTTCTCCAAATTGAATGGGCTTCAAAACACATGCCAGTGCTAAATCAGATCAAGAAAAGGTTCAGCCAGGAAAAGCCTTTAAGAGGCGTGAAGCTCGGCGCATGCCTCCACGTGACCAAAGAAACCGCCGTTCTAGTGGATGCCTTTTTAGCCGGTGGGGCGGAGGTTGCCCTATGCGGTTCTAACCCGCTCTCAACACAGGATGAGGTTGCGGCAGCCCTAGCCCAACTCGGCGTCCACGTCTTCGCGTGGCGCGGACAAACCACGGAGGAGTATTACTGGTGTATTGAAAGGGTGATAGATCATAAACCCACAATAACATTGGATGATGGAGCAGACCTTGTAGGCACAATCCACAGCAGGAGAACCGACGTGTTAGCCAACGTAAAGGGAGGAACCGAGGAAACAACCACAGGCGTCTTAAGGCTTAGAGCCATGGAGAGAAATGGCGTCCTCAAATACGCGATTATAGCGGTCAACGACGCCTACACAAAGTATCTGTTCGACAACCGCTATGGAACCGGGCAAAGCACTATAGACGGCATCCTGAGAGCCACAAACATTCTGTTGGCTGGAAAAAACTTTGTTGTATGCGGCTATGGCTGGTGTGGGAGAGGCATAGCCCTAAGAGCCAGAGGCATGGGCGCCAACGTTATAGTCACAGAGACAAACCCACTAAGGGCGCTTGAAGCCGTCATGGATGGCTTCCGCGTCATGCCAATAGACAAGGCTGCAGAAATAGGCGAAGTTTTCGTCACAGCAACGGGGGACATAAATGTCATCCGCAAGGAGCATATGCAGAAAATGAGGGACGGAGCAATTCTCGCCAACAGCGGCCATTTTAACGTAGAGATAAGCCTAAAAGACCTTGAGGAGCTTGCCGCTTCAAAGCGGTTAATAAGGCCGAACCTTGAAGAATACACGTTGAAAGATGGAAGGAAACTTTACCTTCTCGCAGAGGGGAGGCTTGTAAACCTCGCAGCAGCTGAGGGACATCCATCAGAAGTTATGGACATGTCCTTTGCAAACCAGGCATTATGCGTTGAGTATCTTGTTAAAACCGAAAAGATGCCGCCGAAAGTCTATCCAGTGCCAAGGGAGATAGATGAAACCGTTGCAAGGCTAAAGCTGGAAGCCATGGGGATAAAAATAGACATCTTAACAGAAGAACAGAAAAAGTATCTGGCAACATGGGAAATGGGAACAGCGTAA
- a CDS encoding YkgJ family cysteine cluster protein: MHCLRCGKCCRNTEMELSREDIQRLVEAGFSAEDFMVCSGVPRLRNVDGWCYFYDLRKRRCKVYRLRPLGCRIYPVIYVEGKGVAIDDLCPMRHTISEREFKVKAKVLLKLLAKIDSERAQFKV; encoded by the coding sequence GTGCATTGTTTGCGTTGTGGAAAATGCTGTCGGAACACTGAAATGGAGCTTTCGAGGGAAGACATTCAAAGACTTGTTGAGGCCGGCTTTAGCGCCGAGGATTTTATGGTGTGTAGCGGTGTTCCTCGTTTGAGGAATGTGGATGGCTGGTGCTACTTTTATGATCTACGCAAGAGGCGGTGTAAGGTTTATAGGCTGAGGCCTTTGGGCTGTCGCATTTACCCAGTAATATATGTGGAGGGCAAAGGCGTTGCGATAGATGATCTGTGCCCCATGCGGCACACCATTTCAGAAAGGGAGTTTAAAGTGAAGGCAAAAGTGCTTCTGAAGCTTTTAGCAAAAATAGACTCTGAACGTGCACAGTTCAAAGTTTAA
- a CDS encoding magnesium transporter — MTLEAKPGFAKTLKQSVMAYAFNIFGITAGTIVAYSSGLFEMVPWAVVIYPPILSARGVIGGLFCGRLSTALHLGTVQPRFFGNTKSFYLLFQAVVFLTFEASLFMGLVAVLFRTIYYGMVVGELWDMLIVLMATMALALIVISPLTLTVSFLSFKHGLDPDIILYPVESTVSDLLITAIYIFVLNLYLIHDVFWYILFSVSLALLFISSYLLAKNRREGEFTKTLKESLLTLVIVSFIINVAGTVLGRVDKLIREREEAYAVYPIYVVYPALIDTIGDVGAVVGSTATTKLALGTLKASFSSIKDHLTEVSGAWAASLIMYFAYSILALAIRGLLTPINIAKFSLLLFTVNVLAAALIILVSYSVAIITYQRGLDPDNFEIPIESSLADTLTTISLFIVLTFFGLWA, encoded by the coding sequence ATGACTCTCGAAGCCAAACCGGGGTTCGCCAAGACCTTGAAGCAGTCGGTGATGGCTTACGCCTTTAACATATTCGGAATAACAGCCGGAACCATTGTTGCATATTCCTCTGGGCTTTTTGAGATGGTGCCCTGGGCTGTTGTGATTTACCCTCCAATACTAAGTGCAAGGGGCGTCATAGGCGGCTTATTCTGTGGAAGGTTAAGCACAGCTCTCCATCTCGGCACCGTTCAACCCCGCTTTTTTGGGAACACTAAAAGTTTTTATCTGCTTTTTCAGGCAGTAGTCTTCCTGACCTTTGAAGCAAGCCTATTCATGGGTTTGGTGGCTGTGCTTTTTAGAACCATTTATTATGGGATGGTTGTCGGCGAACTCTGGGATATGCTGATCGTGCTTATGGCAACTATGGCTTTGGCTTTAATTGTTATTTCTCCGCTAACTCTCACAGTTTCTTTTCTCTCCTTCAAACACGGCTTAGACCCAGATATAATTTTGTATCCGGTGGAATCCACAGTTTCAGACCTTTTAATCACAGCCATCTACATTTTTGTGCTTAACCTATACCTCATACACGATGTCTTCTGGTACATCCTTTTCTCGGTAAGTTTAGCCCTACTTTTTATATCATCCTACCTTCTTGCCAAAAATAGGCGAGAAGGGGAGTTCACTAAGACTCTGAAGGAGTCCCTGCTAACCCTCGTCATAGTCTCCTTCATAATAAATGTTGCAGGAACAGTTCTCGGAAGAGTTGACAAGCTAATACGTGAAAGGGAAGAAGCCTACGCAGTCTATCCTATTTACGTTGTCTATCCCGCCCTAATCGACACTATAGGCGATGTGGGAGCCGTTGTAGGCTCAACCGCCACAACAAAACTCGCCCTAGGCACATTGAAAGCATCATTCTCCTCAATAAAAGATCACTTGACAGAAGTTTCAGGCGCTTGGGCTGCCTCTCTAATCATGTATTTCGCCTATTCCATTCTAGCCCTTGCAATAAGGGGGCTGCTTACACCCATAAACATTGCAAAGTTTTCTCTGCTTTTGTTCACCGTTAATGTGTTAGCCGCCGCCCTAATAATTCTAGTTTCCTATTCAGTGGCGATTATAACCTATCAACGGGGTTTGGATCCTGACAACTTCGAAATTCCAATCGAAAGTTCTTTGGCTGACACTTTGACAACAATTTCCCTATTCATTGTCCTGACTTTTTTCGGTCTTTGGGCTTGA
- a CDS encoding Lsm family RNA-binding protein produces the protein MSAAQRRFYTEVSALVDKNVIVITTTGKTYNGTLVGINPDSLSLCLADAKDEEGKKLHRVFLNGTVVAQILSVEKPFDLRALAERLERVFPTMVKLYEDKGFIWVMDKIKVTEKGVVEGSGPAAERVQKVYEQFISETRG, from the coding sequence TTGTCAGCGGCTCAGAGACGGTTCTACACCGAGGTTTCAGCTCTGGTCGACAAAAATGTCATAGTGATAACCACAACTGGTAAAACATATAACGGCACATTGGTGGGCATAAACCCTGACAGTCTAAGCCTATGCCTAGCAGATGCAAAGGACGAGGAGGGCAAAAAACTACACAGAGTGTTTTTGAACGGAACCGTTGTCGCCCAAATATTAAGTGTGGAAAAGCCCTTTGACCTAAGGGCTTTAGCGGAACGCCTTGAAAGGGTCTTCCCAACCATGGTTAAGCTTTACGAGGATAAAGGGTTCATCTGGGTTATGGACAAAATTAAGGTGACGGAGAAGGGTGTTGTTGAAGGTTCGGGACCAGCTGCGGAGAGAGTGCAAAAGGTTTACGAGCAGTTCATCA
- a CDS encoding TrkA C-terminal domain-containing protein, with translation MSGKGQKKFEEIVKRFVELKDTSELMIDLAYSALLLNSKELAEEVQRLEEYVDKLHTEFELLVLSSGFKKEEARGFLGLVRLGVVTEKIADAAAQIAEVVLRGVEPHPVLKLAIEEAEETITYVQVNERSPLMNKTLKDARIPEETGMWILAIKRGDKCMRPKPDTTIQVGDVLIASGYAEGEEDLKRLAAPPPS, from the coding sequence ATGTCCGGAAAAGGCCAGAAAAAGTTTGAAGAAATAGTGAAGCGTTTCGTTGAGCTTAAAGATACATCGGAACTAATGATTGATCTAGCCTATTCGGCGCTCCTTTTGAACAGCAAGGAGCTCGCCGAGGAAGTGCAGAGGCTTGAGGAGTATGTGGATAAACTGCACACCGAATTTGAGTTACTAGTCCTTTCAAGCGGCTTCAAAAAAGAGGAGGCGAGGGGCTTTCTAGGCTTGGTTAGGCTTGGCGTTGTAACCGAAAAAATAGCTGACGCTGCTGCACAAATAGCCGAGGTTGTCCTAAGAGGAGTTGAACCTCACCCCGTTTTGAAGCTCGCCATAGAGGAAGCTGAAGAAACAATAACCTATGTGCAAGTGAATGAGCGCTCTCCCTTGATGAACAAGACCTTAAAGGATGCCCGTATTCCCGAGGAGACTGGCATGTGGATCCTCGCCATAAAAAGGGGAGACAAGTGCATGAGACCTAAACCTGACACCACAATCCAAGTGGGCGACGTCTTAATCGCCTCCGGCTACGCCGAGGGAGAGGAGGATCTGAAGAGGTTAGCTGCTCCACCCCCAAGTTAG
- a CDS encoding sugar phosphate nucleotidyltransferase, translating to MKAVVLAAGEGVRLQPLTFTRPKHMITIGGKPILEHCLEALKACGISQAIIVVHYMADVIRRYFGLGEKIGLKIEYVEQPSILGTGNAVGVAEPLIDGDFVLVYGDLLFAPHALKKVLALHDKKEPAATLAVVPVENPEDYGIVELGEDGSVRDIIEKPSRSEAPSNMANAGIYVFSREIFKKTKEIRASSRGEWEITDAIKLLIKEGKPVFAAEIPRADWFDIGRPWDLIEANRWMLGRMEHKITGHVEAGAHITGPVTVAETARIRSGAYIEGPAFIGEYSDIGPNCYIRPCTSIGRRVRIGNACEIKNSIIMDGVHIGHLSYVGDSIIGENCNLGAGTITANYRFDAGTIKMMVKDKLVDSGRTKLGVVLGDNVKTGINALFMPGVKVGNNCWIGPNVVVYRDIPPNTALFLKQELEEKRLG from the coding sequence GTGAAGGCTGTTGTTCTAGCTGCAGGTGAAGGGGTAAGGCTTCAACCCTTAACCTTCACACGCCCAAAACACATGATCACCATCGGCGGAAAGCCTATTCTTGAACACTGTCTGGAAGCCCTAAAGGCTTGTGGAATAAGCCAGGCGATAATCGTTGTCCACTACATGGCTGATGTCATCCGCCGGTACTTCGGTTTGGGCGAAAAGATTGGGCTGAAGATAGAGTATGTGGAGCAGCCCAGCATTCTTGGAACTGGAAATGCCGTGGGCGTCGCTGAACCCCTCATAGACGGTGATTTTGTGCTGGTTTATGGCGACCTGCTTTTCGCACCACATGCCCTTAAAAAGGTTCTCGCCCTGCATGACAAAAAGGAGCCAGCCGCAACTCTGGCTGTTGTTCCCGTTGAAAATCCGGAGGACTATGGCATTGTAGAGCTCGGGGAAGATGGTTCCGTAAGGGACATTATTGAAAAACCATCCCGCAGCGAAGCACCGTCAAACATGGCTAATGCCGGCATATACGTGTTTTCAAGGGAAATCTTCAAGAAAACTAAGGAGATTAGGGCTTCCTCGAGGGGAGAATGGGAGATCACCGACGCCATAAAGCTGTTGATAAAAGAGGGGAAACCGGTTTTCGCAGCTGAAATTCCCCGTGCCGACTGGTTTGACATTGGCAGACCTTGGGATCTGATTGAGGCTAACCGTTGGATGCTAGGCCGAATGGAGCACAAGATAACGGGGCACGTGGAGGCAGGGGCCCACATAACCGGTCCGGTGACGGTGGCAGAGACAGCCCGCATCCGTTCAGGAGCTTACATTGAGGGGCCAGCGTTTATAGGCGAATACAGTGATATTGGACCGAACTGCTACATACGTCCATGCACAAGCATAGGGCGGAGAGTGCGTATTGGAAACGCTTGCGAAATAAAAAACAGCATAATCATGGATGGGGTGCACATAGGCCATCTGTCCTATGTGGGCGACAGCATTATAGGTGAGAACTGCAACCTAGGCGCCGGAACCATAACCGCCAACTACCGCTTCGACGCTGGAACCATTAAAATGATGGTTAAAGATAAGCTTGTGGACAGCGGACGAACAAAGCTCGGTGTGGTTTTAGGCGACAACGTGAAAACCGGAATAAACGCCCTCTTCATGCCTGGCGTAAAAGTTGGGAACAACTGCTGGATAGGCCCAAACGTCGTGGTTTATCGGGATATACCGCCAAACACAGCTCTATTCCTCAAACAGGAGCTGGAAGAGAAGAGGCTGGGTTAG